The Gadus macrocephalus chromosome 20, ASM3116895v1 genome includes a region encoding these proteins:
- the LOC132448150 gene encoding bromodomain adjacent to zinc finger domain protein 2B, whose amino-acid sequence MESGGRLASSPGPPAPAQTPSEGGPPPGDPPCGPLFQMADQPFSLSGGSGTFPFLGHPAFGLFAAAAAAAATAAATAAGSGSGRSEFGGLGTLGVSAALGAHPQLGAFPDWWRASETRGLSALFHPLLGLPPLFHPPFHNHHAFQLGPAPNDRSAAATAAAKGTRRAVNGEAVRSPPAGNGAPHRAPHRAPAQRALSLERSRATRSSPGAPEQQSPQREQALSPSPPECGSQSASSLESSSDDGVSSSDLDDEDDEEEDEELSSDSDDSEDARGKLKPPAQGPTPERKRKRASEGEEARGRKRSSSSSHPQSSSLATTALRPRTRGGGEEEEGEEPTQHTSVIQTTVLAAGHQPPAMVPAPHRETSAGPPSSHCSSPMHSSSPKSPSHPSSPTPPSVPASPSHRPRALTQLTQPPRGGSRACPRDASLQASTLQQPFLPQGSFRRAPPGSHRGLRRRPSSPPPSPWSHTNLFLSALTNGALPSPLDVQDAPLALTTRARAPEPLPLPVDLCTGARRPPPSSAAAHGPTRGERSAPSDAALRSTESDISSSKDSEDSLEDEEEDEEDDEEEDGSLSDSSLESDSDVSEDDPPDRGGAEADAEGPPPTLRRSLFCPSSSSSFSPLNLQLSRPRDPLPRALEGPTTGPPAGALPYGPPPTSSTSSTAPGTGRRRRVTDEQVLRVPLQFGWQRETRIQALGGRLQGEVSYYAPCGKKLRQYPDVMKYLSRNGITQITRDNFSFSTKIRVGDFYQGREGPQGSQWFLLGEEQVAPCIVAMDGRRSRQGPGPPPRQPPRHGDNDIQDASGLKLLRKLEAQEIARQATQIKEMRKLERLAVARAAKEARRQQAVLAGEERRKRKEQMKIQKQQEKMQRVQQIRAEKEMRAQHILEEKEVRRQQAVVLKHQELERHRLDMERERRRQHLMLMKALEARKKVEERERVKQEKKDEKRLNKERRLELKRLELEKAKELKKPNEDMCLSDHKSLPELSRLPGLPPPGAGPSDLLMVVQFLHSFSGVLGLDGPPPSPRLLREGLLNRAPAAARVSALLVSLLAAAVRDPGLPAGHRTKTLLGEPLGSVRLTGDSVSEVLQMFLEAHGEQPELALRLRTTPFRALHPAHKATLLAALVNELCCSKAVVSEIDRTIDSMTGLRKDKWRIEGRLRKLRSAHARLTGRKEGEGPAAGEGEGPGEGPAAGGAAAGRRPRRREGDSEEEEEDDDDSEEQGDEEEDEEEESRGGGGGGRKGRRLCEEEDVSLLSATVEELEKQIEKLSKQQSQIRRKLFDSSHSLRSTPYGQDRYCRRYWLLPPCGGLLLEAPGPADGCVELNEEGERGSSLQGLKVKEEEEPAISPAPPDLLQAPPPQNLFLLKPSSLSKLSTLLEAGDPPGVLAGVPSEPGTRAPVGRPPGVPLDPPAEQLLRALTERGAQWFSLLPRSACDHASVTSSSPRDASPPCLSPQPPALTDPPQPPALTDPPQPPALTDPPGASSLQLSALQGGGAYAGLPFFPPFGPLPPLLALAYQQQYEVGGTSNPFLVHAPPAQTSNLTLPKPPATTAPETTRTLDYPEPRAIPEDMAWGWWRVRGVEELRGVVAALHSRGVRERSLQKQIQKNMEYLSLAWTGTSEEAWPLEEQALGGGEQWCVEQQAMEVDLSLLQQVEHLERKVFSGGLQSKGWRPPAVQSGRGDLVYHEHRGGVARRADNPLDIAVLRLGELEAHIERSEEAAPGMRLWGRALAEVRSSAQLSLCVQQLQKSLTWEGAIMKACCQLCGRGDNEDLLLLCDGCDRGLHTYCLRPRITAIPEGDWFCPACLPLGSTLTPQEQSPAGNVGAGETGETAEAGETGETGVSGPIRPRRGAATAGEGSEDEAPSPASSSISSSTSVSTSSSTSVSTSSSTSVSTSSSTRNGRKESRKRRAEEDGSAGSQQESPAPWGRKGRTANDNKDNGTTDLSACRVLLGELEAHQDAWPFLLPVDQRSVPGYRKVIRRPMDLSTIRGRVSSNQYPDPEAFLSDLALVLDNCERFNEDRSEIGRAGLRLRSFLERRWAQLLQQSL is encoded by the exons ATGGAGTCCGGAGGGAGGCTGGCCTCTTCCCcgggcccccccgccccggcccaGACCCCCTCTGAGGGCGGGCCGCCCCCCGGAGACCCCCCCTGCG gtccttTGTTCCAGATGGCCGACCAGCCCTTCAGCCTGTCCGGGGGCTCCGGCACCTTCCCGTTCCTCGGCCACCCCGCCTTCGGCCTgttcgccgccgccgccgccgccgccgccaccgccgccgccaccgccgccggctCCGGCTCCGGACGCTCCGAGTTCGGAGGCCTGGGGACCCTGGGCGTGTCCGCTGCCCTTGGGGCCCATCCTCAGCTGGGGGCCTTCCCAg ACTGGTGGCGAGCCTCGGAGACCCGCGGCCTCAGCGCCCTCTTCCACCCCCTGCTGGGGCTGCCCCCCCTGTTCCACCCCCCCTTCCACAACCACCACGCCTTCCAGCTCGGCCCCGCCCCAAACGACCGCTctgccgccgccaccgctgctGCTAAAG GAACCAGGAGAGCTGTGAACGGGGAGGCGGTCCGATCCCCCCCGGCTGGGAACGGGGCCCCTCACCGGGCCCCTCACCGGGCCCCCGCCCAGCGGGCCCTCTCCCTGGAGAGGAGCAGAGCCACCAGGAGCAGCCCGGGGGCTCCGGAGCAGCAGAGCCCGCAGAGAGAGCAG GCGTTGAGCCCCAGCCCGCCAGAgtgcggcagccaatcggctTCCTCCTTGGAGAGCTCCAGTGACGATGGAGTGAGCAGCAGCGACCTGGACGACGAagacgacgaggaagaggacgaggagctgTCCAGCGACAGCGACGACTCTGAGGACGCTCGAGGGAagctgaag ccccCCGCTCAGGGGCCGACcccggagaggaagaggaagagggcgtCTGAAGGGGAGGAGGCGCGCGGCAGGAAgaggtcttcctcctcctcccacccccagtCTTCCTCCCTGGCCACCACAGCGCTCCGCCCccggacgaggggggggggggaggaggaggagggggaggagcccacGCAGCACACCAGTGTTATCCAGACCACCGTATTGGCCGCCGGTCACCAGCCTCCAGCGATGGTTCCGGCCCCCCACAGAGAGACCTCTGCCGGACCCCCGtcctcccactgctcctcccCCATGCACTCCTCCTCGCCCAAGTCCCCGTCTCACCCCTCGTCCCCCACGCCTCCCTCGGtccccgcctccccctcacACAGACCCAGGGCTCTGACCCAGCTCACccagccccccagggggggcagCAGAGCCTGCCCCCGCGACGCCTCCCTCCAGGCCTCCACCCTGCAGCAG CCCTTCCTCCCCCAGGGCTCCTTCAGGCGGGCCCCCCCGGGCTCCCACAGAGGTCTGAGGAGGCGGCCTTCgtctccgcccccctccccctggagcCACACCAACCTGTTCCTGAGTGCGCTGACCAACGGGGCCCTGCCGTCCCCGCTGGACGTCCAGGACGCCCCCCTGGCCCTCACCACCCGGGCCCGCGCGCCGGAGCCCCTTCCCCTGCCGGTGGACCTCTGCACCGGGGCCCggaggccccccccctcctccgccgcggCCCACGGGCCCACCAGGGGCGAGCGCTCAGCTCCCTCTGACGCAGCCCTCAGGAGCACGGAGTCGGacatcagcagcagcaaggACTCAGAAGACTCCctggaggacgaagaggaggacgaagaggatgacgaggaggaggacggcagCCTGTCGG acAGCAGTCTGGAGAGCGACTCGGACGTCTCGGAGGACGACCCCCCGGAtcgggggggggcggaggcggACGCGGAGGGACCCCCTCCCACACTGAGGCGCTCCCTgttctgtccctcctcctcctccagcttctcccCCCTCAACCTCCAGCTCTCCAGGCCCCGCGACCCGCTGCCCCGGGCCCTGGAGGGCCCCACCACGGGGCCCCCTGCTGGCGCTCTGCCCtacggccccccccccacctcctccacctcctccaccgctCCTG gaacagggaggaggaggagggtgactgACGAGCAGGTCCTCAGAGTTCCCCTTCAGTTCGG GTGGCAGAGGGAGACCCGTATCCAGGCGCTGGGGGGCCGTCTGCAGGGAGAGGTGTCCTACTACGCCCCCTGTGGCAAGAAGCTGCGCCAGTACCCAGACGTCATGAAG TACCTCTCCAGGAACGGGATAACGCAGATCACACGAGACAACTTCAGCTtcagcaccaagatcagagtgGGAGACTTCTACCAAGGGAGGGAAGGACCACAG GGCTCCCAGTGGTTcctgctgggggaggagcaggtTGCTCCATGCATCGTGGCCATGGACGGGAGGCGGAGTCGGCAGGGCCCGGGGCCACCCCCCCGCCAACCCCCCCGCCACGGAGACAACGACATCCAGGACGCCAGCGGACTAAAACTGCTACGCAAACTAGAAGCCCAAG AGATCGCTCGGCAGGCCACTCAGATCAAGGAGATGAGGAAGCTGGAGAGGCTGGCGGTAGCCCGGGCAGCCAAGGAGGCCCGGAGACAGCAAG CGGTCCtggctggagaggagaggaggaagaggaaggagcagATGAAGATTCAGAAGCAGCAG gagaAGATGCAGCGTGTGCAGCAGATTCGGGCGGAGAAGGAGATGCGTGCTCAGCACATTCTGGAG gagaaggaggtgcgGAGACAGCAGGCCGTGGTACTGAAGCACCAG GAGTTGGAGAGGCATAGACTAGATATG gagagggagagacgcagGCAGCATCTCATGCTCATGAAGGCGTTGGAGGCTCGCAAGAAAGTGGAG GAGCGGGAGCGTGTGAAGCAGGAGAAGAAGGATGAGAAGCGTCTGAACaaggagaggaggctggagCTGAAGAGactggagctggagaaggccaaggagctgaagaagcccAACGAGGACATGTGCCTCTCCGACCATAAG agcctCCCGGAGCTGTCTCGTCTCCCCGGCCTGCCCCCTCCCGGCGCCGGCCCCTCCGACCTCCTGATGGTGGTTCAGTTCCTGCACAGCTTCTCCGGGGTGCTGGGGCTGGACgggccccccccgtccccccgcctGCTGAGGGAGGGGCTCCTGAACcgggcccccgccgccgcccgcgtCTCCGCCCTCCTGGTCAGCCTCCTGGCGGCCGCCGTGCGCGACCCGGGGCTCCCGGCCGGCCACAGG ACCAAGACCCTGCTGGGGGAGCCCCTGGGCAGCGTGCGGCTGACGGGGGACAGTGTGTCGGAGGTCCTGCAGATGTTCCTGGAGGCCCACGGGGAGCAGCCGGAGCTGGCCCTCCGCCTCAGGACCACACCCTTCAGGGCGCTGCACCCCGCCCACAAGGCCACCCTGCTGGCCGCGCTGGTCAACGAGCTCTGCTGCAGCAAGGCCGTGGTCAG TGAGATCGACAGAACCATCGACTCCATGACCGGCCTGAGGAAGGACAAGTGGCGCATCGAAGGACGGCTGCGCAA GCTGCGGAGCGCCCACGCCCGGCTGACgggcaggaaggagggggaggggccggcggcaggggagggggaggggccgggggaggggccagcggcggggggggcggccgcCGGACGGAGAcccaggaggagagaaggagacagcgaggaggaagaggaggacgacgacgacagcgaggagcagggagatgaggaggaggacgaagaggaggagagcagaggaggaggaggaggagggaggaaggggaggaggctCTGTGAGGAAGAG gaCGTCAGCCTCCTGTCAGCCactgtggaggagctggagaagcagATTGAGAAGTTATCCAAA CAACAGAGTCAGATCCGGAGGAAGCTGTTTGACTCCTCCCACTCGCTGCGCTCCACGCCCTACGGCCAGGACCGCTACTGCCGCCGCTACTGGCTGCTGCCCCCCTGCGgagggctgctgctggaggccccggggcccgcagACG ggtgTGTGGAGCTGaacgaggagggagagagagggtccaGCCTTCAGGGGTtaaaggtgaaggaggaggaggagccagccatcagccccgcccctccggaTCTCctgcaggccccgcccccccagaaCCTCTTCCTGCTGAAGCCGTCCTCCCTCTCCAAGCTCAGCACGCTGCTGGAGGCCGGAGACCCCCCGGGGGTCCTGGCGGGGGTCCCGTCAGAACCTGGGACCCGCGCCCCTGTAGGACGCCCCCCGGGGGTCCCGTTGGACCCCCCGGCGGAGCAGCTGCTCAGGGCCCTGACGGAGCGCGGCGCCCAGTGGTTCAGCCTGCTGCCCCGCTCCGCCTGCGACCACGCCTCCGTCACCTCCAGCAGCCCCCGGGACGCCTCGCCGCCCTGcctctccccccagccccctgccctcacagaccccccccagccccccgccctcacagaccccccccagccccccgccctcACTGACCCCCCTGGGgccagcagcctgcagctctctGCCCTCCAG gggggcggggcctacgcAGGGCTGCCTTTCTTCCCGCCCTtcgggcccctcccccccctgctggcGCTGGCCTATCAGCAGCAGTACGAGGTCGGCGGGACCAGCAACCCCTTCCTGGTCCACGCCCCCCCGGCCCAGACCTCCAATCTGACCCTGCCCAAAccccccgccaccaccgcccCGGAGACCACCAGGACGCTGGACTACCCGGAGCCCAGAGCCATCCCCGAGG acatgGCGTGGGGCTGGTGGAGGGTGCGGGGCGTGGAGGAGCTGCGGGGGGTCGTGGCTGCGCTGCACAGCCGGGGGGTCCGAGAGAGGAGTCTGCAGAAACAGATCCAGAAGAACATGGAGTACCTGAGCCTAGCCTGGACCGGGACCTCGGAGG AGGCGTGGCCCCTGGAGGAGCAGGCGCTGGGCGGGGGGGAGCAATGGTGTGTGGAGCAGCAGGCCATGGAGGTGGACCTCAGCCTGCTGCAGCAGGTGGAGCACCTGGAGAGGAAGGTGTTCTCAGGGGGCCTGCAGAGCAAG ggatGGCGACCCCCTGCGGTCCAGTCTGGGCGGGGGGACCTGGTCTACCACGAGCACCGAGGCGGTGTGGCGAGGAGGGCCGACAACCCGCTGGACATAGCAGTGCTACGGCTGGGGGAGCTGGAGGCCCACATAGAGAGGAG tgAGGAGGCGGCCCCAGGCATGAGGCTGTGGGGGCGGGCCCTGGCCGAGGTGCGTAGCTCCGCCCAGCTCTCCCTCTGCGTCCAGCAGCTGCAGAAGAGCCTGACCTGGGAGGGGGCCATCATGAAGgct TGCTGCCAGCTGTGCGGCCGAGGGGACAACGaggatctgctgctgctgtgtgacGGCTGCGACCGTGGCCTCCACACCTACTGCCTCCGCCCCCGCATCACCGCCATCCCCGAGGGGGACTGGTTCTGCCCCGCCTGCCTCCCACTG GGCAGCACCCTGACCCCTCAGGAGCAGAGCCCAGCTGGGAACGTTGGGGCCggagagaccggagagaccgCCGAGGCCGGAGAGACCGGGGAGACCGGGGTCAGCGGGCCGATCCGTCCCCGGCGGGGGGCTGCCACAGCGGGGGAGGGCTCTGAGGACGAGGCCCCCAGCCCGGCTAGCAgtagcatcagcagcagcactagcgttagcaccagcagcagcactagcgttagcaccagcagcagcactagcgttagcaccagcagcagcactagGAACGGCAGGAAGGAGAGCAGGAAGAGGCGGGCTGAGGAGGACGGCTCAGCAGGAAGCCAGCAggaaagccccgccccctggggcAGGAAGGGCAGGACGGCCAATGACAACAAAGACAACGGGACCACGGACCTGTCCGCATGCAG GGTGCTCCTGGGGGAGTTGGAGGCCCATCAGGACGCATGGCCCTTCCTGCTGCCGGTGGACCAGCGGTCGGTCCCGGGCTACAGGAAGGTGATCAGGAGGCCCATGGACCTGAGCACCATCAGAGGGAGGGTCAGCTCCAACCA GTACCCAGACCCTGAGGCCTTCCTCTCTGACCTGGCTCTGGTTCTTGATAACTGTGAGCGGTTCAATGAGGACCGCTCTGAGATCGGCCGTGCCGGACTCCGGCTGAGGAGCTTCCTGGAGCGGCGCTGGgcccagctgctgcagcagagcctgTAG